One part of the Gemmatimonas sp. genome encodes these proteins:
- a CDS encoding amino acid permease, producing the protein MSSSHPRHFGFAGATSVLVANMVGTGVFTSLGFQALDLHTGGALLSLWIVGGVVALCGAIAYAELGALLPRSGGEYVYLGQAWHPLAGFLGGWVSMTVGFAAPIALSSMAFGRYLSAIVPVDPRLASLGMLAFVVAVHLAGLHAAKRFQIAITATQLCLVAAFVVAGLTFARPVPLDMGLTGGVALREVLSAPYAVSLVYVSFAFTGWNAAGYIAGEIVDPERTIPRAVVASTLLVTVLYLLLNFAFLRTVPLAEVAGKVEVGALSARAMFGARGGQAMSGIIAAVLLASISSMVIGSSRVTQAVAESLPQWRVLGARGADGVPRNAILAQGGLILVLLLTNSFEAVMLYAGFTLNLMSLLTVLGMMRLRRTAAHQVRPYHAWGYPLTPLVYVALSLWTLGTLLVQRPGASLAGLGTVVVGVGIWMAGSRRTG; encoded by the coding sequence GTGAGTAGCTCACACCCGCGCCACTTCGGCTTCGCCGGTGCCACCTCGGTGCTGGTGGCGAACATGGTCGGCACCGGCGTCTTCACCTCGCTCGGATTTCAGGCGCTCGACCTGCATACCGGCGGGGCGCTGCTCAGTCTGTGGATCGTGGGCGGCGTGGTGGCGCTGTGCGGCGCCATCGCCTACGCGGAGCTGGGGGCGCTGCTTCCCCGCTCGGGGGGCGAGTACGTGTATCTCGGCCAGGCGTGGCATCCGCTGGCGGGATTCCTGGGCGGCTGGGTCAGCATGACCGTGGGGTTTGCCGCGCCCATCGCGCTCTCGAGCATGGCTTTTGGTCGTTATCTGTCGGCCATCGTGCCGGTCGACCCGCGCCTGGCGTCGCTGGGGATGCTGGCGTTCGTGGTGGCGGTGCATCTGGCAGGGCTGCACGCGGCCAAGCGCTTTCAGATCGCCATTACCGCCACGCAGCTGTGCCTGGTGGCGGCGTTCGTGGTGGCAGGGCTCACCTTCGCCCGTCCGGTGCCGCTCGACATGGGGCTGACGGGGGGCGTCGCCCTGCGTGAGGTGCTCTCGGCACCGTATGCGGTGAGCCTCGTGTACGTGTCGTTTGCCTTCACCGGCTGGAACGCGGCCGGGTACATTGCCGGCGAAATCGTGGACCCGGAGCGCACGATCCCGCGCGCGGTGGTGGCGAGCACGCTGCTGGTCACGGTGCTGTACCTGCTGCTCAACTTCGCTTTTCTGCGCACGGTGCCGCTGGCGGAGGTGGCAGGCAAGGTGGAAGTGGGGGCGCTGTCGGCGCGGGCCATGTTCGGCGCACGGGGCGGTCAGGCGATGAGCGGGATCATTGCGGCGGTGCTGCTGGCATCGATCAGCTCGATGGTCATTGGCAGTTCGCGCGTCACGCAGGCGGTGGCGGAATCACTGCCGCAGTGGCGGGTGCTGGGGGCGCGCGGTGCCGACGGTGTGCCGCGCAACGCGATTCTGGCGCAGGGAGGGCTCATTCTCGTGCTGCTGCTGACCAACTCGTTCGAGGCGGTCATGCTGTACGCCGGCTTCACCCTCAACCTCATGTCGCTGCTCACCGTGCTGGGGATGATGCGGCTGCGGCGCACGGCGGCGCACCAGGTGCGCCCCTATCACGCCTGGGGGTACCCGCTCACACCGTTGGTGTACGTGGCGCTGAGCCTGTGGACCTTGGGCACGCTGCTCGTGCAGCGACCGGGGGCGTCGCTGGCCGGGCTGGGGACGGTCGTGGTCGGGGTGGGGATATGGATGGCGGGGAGCCGACGGACGGGATGA